GGGCGGTCGTCCCCGGCCTTGACGCACAGGCGTGGGTCTCCCGACACCCCGCTCACGCCGCTGATCGGTCTCCCAGGCACGCCCTCGTCGCCCCGGGGCAACGGTCGGGGAGATCCCGACGATACGCAGGACGGGTGGTCGAGTCGGAGGAGCGCCATGGCCGGGCTGGACGCGTTGCTGGACGAGGCGGGGCAGCGGCCGGGGACGGTGACCTGTGCCGCGATCCTGGGCGTGCTGGTCGGGTTCGGGACGCTCGTCGGCGCTGTGCTCGCCGGCGTGGTCCTGGTCGAGCCGTCCGGGGAGGGGTGGTTCGCGCTCGTCGCGTGGTCGGTGGTCGTCGCCCAGGTCGTGGCGGCGGTGCTGCTGCTCGCGGGCGGGGTGCGGCTCGCGATCGGCGCCGGCCGGCGCGCGTTGGTCGCCGGTGCCGTACTGGAGTTGGCGGTCTGCGCGGGCTACCTGCTCCACGCCCTGAGCGCGGTGGCGTCCGACGCGGGTGAATCGCCGGCCGCGGCCGTGGTCTTCATCGCCGTTCCGATCGTGGTCGCCGCCGCGGCGGGAGCGAGCCTGTTGCTGGCGTTGCGCCCGGTGACCGCCGAGTACCTGCTCTTCGGCCGGTACGTTCCCCGCTGACCGACATCGGCCCCGCGGTCGACACCCGCTGCTGCCGACGAGCCGACATCCCGCTGCCGGACGGAAAGGTCCTTCCCGGGCTGCGTGTGCTTCCTCGATCGGCCGGGTCGACGGACGACGTGCCGGCGGAGTACGTGCGGGGGGAGTGCCGGTCCGGCACCGCGGACGCGCCGACCAGCACTCGGCGCGTCCGGTCACCCCATGCCGGGCGTGCCCGTTCCGCCGGCCGTCATCGGTCGTTCCTCGCCGTTATTGGACTGACGGTGGTGGTCAGCCCGGTGCGGTGACAATCGGCCCGGGCGGGGCGGGGGCGCGGCCAGGTCGTGCAGTCGCCGGGGTGGGAAGTCGGTCCACGTCCCGGCGGGATCGCGGTCGGCGTGCAGGTGCAGGTCGAGGAAGCGTTGCCAACGCCGCAGGCCGTCGACGGCAGTGGCGACGTCGAGCTGCCCTGCCTCGATCGCGTCGGCGAACTCGTCGAGGTCGAGCAGTCGCTGGTGGCGGCCGTCGGTGGGAACCAGGACGTCGGCGTAGAGGTCGCGGACCGCGATCGAGTCCCCGGCGGTCGAGACGTGCACGAGGTCCACGTACCAGGTGGTCGGCCCGCTCCGGTCCCGGTCGGTCCCGTGATGGGACCGCCAGGCCGGAACCGACATGCCGACACCGAGGTCCAGCAGCACGAACACGCGTTCCAGCAGCGTGCCCCCCGGTCACGGCTCGAAGCCGTCCGGCAGCCGGAACTCGTAGGCGAGCGTGTCACCGAGGCGGACACCGGGCAAGGGCCCGAACAACGGGACCGGATCGCCGTGAGCGCCTCGCCAGACCTCGACTCGTTCCACCAACCAGCAGCGCGGGCAGGAGCGCCCGGGTGACGGCGATGTGGCCGAAGAGGTTGACTTCGAACACCCACCGCCACTGCGTCATCGGCAGGGCTTCGACCGGGGCGTTGACCTGGATGCCGGCGTTGTTGACGAGCGCGTGCAGCGCGCGCGGGTCGCCGGCGACCCGCGCGGCGAGTGCTTCCACCTGCTCGGGCTCGGTGATGTCGAGGATGATCGGCTCGACGCCGGTGGATCGGATGGCGTCGGCGTCGTGGTCGCGTCGCACGCCGGCCAGGACGTGGAATCCCCGGCGGGCCAGTTCGCGGGCGGTTGACGCGCCCATGCCCGTGGAGGCTCCGGTCACGACGACCAGCTTCCGCGCCGCGTGACACGGCGGTCCGAGCGTCGATGTGCGCTCGGACCGCCACTGCCGTTCGGAGCCGGTGTGTCCGTCGGGTCGACAGGCATCACCTGTTCGGTGCCTGGCATCGCGTGCAACACTCCGAGCATGACGGCCACGCCACCACCGGCCACACTGACCGTGCCCTCGGCGAGTGGCACCTGCCCGTTCTCCCCAGACGGGCAGCACATCAAGAGCACGGTGCCCGGACG
This region of Saccharothrix longispora genomic DNA includes:
- a CDS encoding DUF402 domain-containing protein, producing MFVLLDLGVGMSVPAWRSHHGTDRDRSGPTTWYVDLVHVSTAGDSIAVRDLYADVLVPTDGRHQRLLDLDEFADAIEAGQLDVATAVDGLRRWQRFLDLHLHADRDPAGTWTDFPPRRLHDLAAPPPRPGRLSPHRADHHRQSNNGEERPMTAGGTGTPGMG
- a CDS encoding SDR family NAD(P)-dependent oxidoreductase, with product MLPVWGERAGATRRGHGQCGRWWRGRHARSVARDARHRTGDACRPDGHTGSERQWRSERTSTLGPPCHAARKLVVVTGASTGMGASTARELARRGFHVLAGVRRDHDADAIRSTGVEPIILDITEPEQVEALAARVAGDPRALHALVNNAGIQVNAPVEALPMTQWRWVFEVNLFGHIAVTRALLPALLVGGTSRGLARRSRRSGPVVRALARCPPR